In Streptomyces sp. NBC_00569, a single genomic region encodes these proteins:
- a CDS encoding STAS domain-containing protein, which translates to MTLRVTEGQQGGWAVVRVSGEMDLATSPALRQQVHDAVADGRHSLVLDLSQVLFCDSSGVGVLIAARRLMRSCRGELRLILPAKGAEDGSHVNRVLSALGVRRLFEVYPDVLTAVNDEAAPLSA; encoded by the coding sequence GTGACGCTCAGGGTGACCGAGGGACAGCAAGGCGGCTGGGCCGTCGTGCGGGTGTCGGGCGAGATGGATCTCGCCACCTCACCCGCGCTGCGCCAGCAGGTGCACGACGCGGTCGCGGACGGCCGGCACAGCCTCGTCCTCGACCTCTCGCAGGTCCTCTTCTGCGATTCGAGCGGGGTCGGCGTGCTGATCGCGGCCCGCCGTCTGATGCGTTCCTGCCGTGGCGAGCTCCGGCTGATCCTGCCCGCCAAGGGGGCCGAGGACGGCTCGCACGTCAACCGCGTCCTGTCGGCGCTCGGCGTGCGCCGCCTCTTCGAGGTGTACCCGGACGTGCTGACCGCCGTGAACGACGAGGCGGCGCCCCTCTCGGCCTGA
- a CDS encoding cyclase family protein, producing MSLPAEFHEMAKRVNNWGRWGADDQIGTLNLVTDEVVREAAATVRTGRRTPLALPLKEDGVQTGMIPGRVNPLHTMVQINHELFGPGTVATSDDAVTMGLQTATHWDALTHVSHSGRIYNGRPADTITAHGGAEFSGIDKAPHIVSRGVLLDVAAAKGVDRLPGDHAVTPEDLDEAAEFGRVTVRPGDIVLVRTGQIQTYLAGDKHAYGYPSPGLSVRTPEWFHARDVAAVANDTLTFEIFPPEIENLWLPVHALDLVEMGMLQGQNWNLENLSTACAQESRYAFLLSAMPEPFVGGTGTPVAPVAIL from the coding sequence ATGTCGTTGCCTGCCGAGTTCCACGAGATGGCCAAGCGCGTCAACAACTGGGGCCGTTGGGGCGCCGACGACCAGATCGGCACGCTCAACCTGGTCACCGACGAGGTCGTGCGCGAGGCCGCGGCGACCGTCCGCACCGGCCGCCGGACACCGCTCGCGCTGCCCCTCAAGGAGGACGGGGTGCAGACCGGGATGATCCCCGGCCGGGTCAACCCGCTCCACACCATGGTCCAGATCAACCATGAACTGTTCGGCCCCGGCACCGTCGCCACCAGCGACGACGCGGTGACCATGGGGCTCCAGACGGCCACGCACTGGGACGCCCTCACCCATGTCTCGCACTCGGGCCGGATCTACAACGGCCGCCCCGCCGACACCATCACGGCGCACGGCGGAGCGGAGTTCAGCGGCATCGACAAGGCCCCGCACATCGTCTCGCGCGGCGTCCTGCTCGACGTCGCCGCGGCGAAGGGCGTGGACCGGCTGCCCGGCGACCACGCCGTGACACCCGAAGACCTGGACGAGGCCGCGGAGTTCGGCCGCGTCACGGTCCGCCCCGGCGACATCGTCCTCGTCCGCACCGGTCAGATCCAGACGTATCTGGCGGGCGACAAGCACGCGTACGGCTATCCGTCGCCCGGCCTGTCCGTGCGCACGCCCGAGTGGTTCCACGCGCGCGACGTGGCCGCGGTCGCGAACGACACCCTCACCTTCGAGATCTTCCCGCCGGAGATCGAGAACCTCTGGCTGCCCGTGCACGCCCTCGACCTGGTCGAAATGGGCATGCTCCAGGGCCAGAACTGGAATCTGGAGAACTTGTCCACAGCCTGTGCACAAGAATCGCGCTACGCGTTCCTGCTGTCGGCGATGCCCGAGCCCTTCGTCGGCGGCACCGGCACACCCGTGGCCCCGGTCGCGATCCTGTAG
- a CDS encoding acyl-CoA dehydrogenase family protein — protein sequence MRFQLTDDQRALRDGVRDLLAGRFDRDALRTAVDTPGHLDRALWRALGDAGFFALCLPEADGGVGLGLPEAVLVFEEAGRVLLPGPLVATHLAAGTVPGAATGERVVTAPAGELLPWRDASDVVQGDATGAVPLASVDPLTPLHKLPGPHAPRSPEAVLLTAAEQLGSAARTCELAVRYAGEREQFGQPIGAFQAVKHLCAQMLVRAELARAAVYAAAVTADPVEIAAAELLADEAAVRNARDCVQVHGGMGFTWEADVHLHLKRSWVRAGTGRTARETEEELAAAL from the coding sequence ATGCGTTTCCAGCTCACCGACGACCAGCGCGCCCTGCGCGACGGCGTACGCGACCTGCTCGCCGGCCGCTTCGACCGCGACGCCCTGCGCACCGCCGTGGACACGCCCGGGCACCTGGACCGGGCACTGTGGCGGGCTCTGGGTGACGCGGGGTTCTTCGCCCTGTGCCTGCCGGAGGCGGACGGCGGCGTCGGCCTGGGGCTGCCCGAGGCCGTCCTCGTCTTCGAGGAGGCGGGCCGGGTCCTGCTGCCGGGCCCGCTCGTCGCCACGCATCTCGCCGCGGGCACCGTACCGGGTGCCGCGACCGGCGAGCGCGTCGTGACGGCGCCCGCCGGGGAACTCCTGCCGTGGCGCGACGCGTCGGACGTCGTCCAGGGAGATGCGACCGGCGCCGTTCCCCTGGCCTCCGTCGACCCGCTCACGCCCCTGCACAAGCTGCCGGGCCCGCACGCGCCCCGCAGCCCCGAGGCCGTACTTCTCACCGCCGCCGAACAGCTCGGCTCCGCCGCGCGCACCTGCGAGCTGGCGGTCCGGTACGCGGGTGAACGCGAGCAGTTCGGGCAGCCCATCGGCGCTTTCCAGGCCGTGAAGCACCTGTGCGCCCAGATGCTCGTACGGGCCGAGCTGGCCCGTGCGGCCGTGTACGCGGCGGCTGTCACGGCCGACCCGGTCGAGATCGCCGCCGCCGAACTGCTCGCCGACGAGGCGGCGGTCCGCAACGCGCGCGACTGCGTCCAGGTGCACGGCGGCATGGGCTTCACCTGGGAGGCGGACGTGCACCTGCATCTCAAGCGGTCCTGGGTGCGCGCCGGAACGGGCCGTACGGCGCGCGAGACGGAGGAGGAGCTGGCGGCGGCGCTGTGA
- a CDS encoding sigma-70 family RNA polymerase sigma factor translates to MAKETPTRWDRRMQQRLAHGEAAALGELYDRFASLVHGLAHRVLGDEAAADRITRDVFTHVWENPDAYDPKQGPLRSWIATLTHRRAVHRLRQTESAALVRSGEGTTEDLERRVRHASAAARADYIVTSMPAPLRAALELAYFQRRDYRQTAVDLGVTEDEARRRLRLGLQLLSTAHDSGASGTPPGSPGHGRAL, encoded by the coding sequence ATGGCCAAGGAGACTCCGACCCGGTGGGACCGGAGGATGCAGCAGCGGCTCGCGCACGGGGAGGCCGCCGCGCTCGGCGAGCTGTACGACCGCTTCGCGTCACTCGTGCACGGGCTCGCGCACCGCGTGCTCGGTGACGAGGCCGCGGCCGACCGCATCACGCGCGACGTCTTCACCCACGTCTGGGAGAACCCCGACGCGTACGACCCCAAGCAGGGTCCGCTGCGCTCCTGGATCGCCACGCTGACCCACCGGCGCGCGGTCCACCGCCTGCGCCAGACCGAGTCCGCCGCGCTCGTCCGCAGCGGCGAGGGCACCACGGAGGACCTGGAGCGCAGGGTGCGGCACGCCTCCGCCGCCGCCCGCGCCGACTACATCGTCACGTCGATGCCCGCCCCGCTGCGCGCCGCGCTCGAACTGGCGTACTTCCAGCGCAGGGACTACCGCCAGACCGCCGTCGACCTCGGCGTCACCGAGGACGAGGCACGCCGCCGCCTGCGCCTCGGCCTCCAGCTCCTGTCCACGGCGCACGACAGCGGCGCCTCCGGCACCCCGCCGGGATCTCCCGGACACGGGAGGGCGCTGTGA
- a CDS encoding class I adenylate-forming enzyme family protein: protein MNDTAHALGAAGTLWELIERRAALTPDTPVLIQSAPDAKDDRRLTFGELRDRGERVAAGLYGMGVRPGTVVAWQLPTRIETALLSFALARIGAVQSPVIPFYRDREVGFALRESKAEFFATPGVWRGFDHTEMARRLGARGIFEAYDTLPDGDPSVLPPPPSDGTSVRWIYWTSGTTSDPKGVLHTDRSLIAGGSCLAHALHLSASDVGSMAFPFAHIAGPDYTVMLLLYGFPAVMFEQFALPDALDGYRRHGVTVAGGSTAFYSMFLTEQRKSPADPIVPTLRLLAGGGAPKPPEIYHAVVREMGCQLTHGYGMTEVPMITMGAPDDTAENLATTEGRPPEGMEIRVTDADGKQVPYGVDGEVRLRGEAVCQGYLDPVQSAAAFAGDGFLVTGDLGHVRDTGHLVLTGRAKDIIIRKGENISAKEIEDLLHAHPAVGDAAVVGLPDPERGERVCAVVVQRDGTEPLTLEAMASHLRSEGLSTHKLPEQLELVDALPRNDTLRKVLKYKLRERYAGTSPANAIPKR, encoded by the coding sequence GTGAACGACACCGCACACGCCCTGGGCGCCGCCGGGACGCTCTGGGAGCTGATCGAGCGCCGCGCCGCCCTCACCCCCGACACTCCCGTGCTGATCCAGTCCGCCCCCGACGCGAAGGACGACCGGCGCCTGACCTTCGGCGAGCTGCGCGACCGCGGCGAGCGGGTCGCCGCCGGCCTGTACGGCATGGGCGTACGCCCCGGCACGGTCGTCGCCTGGCAGCTCCCGACCCGCATCGAGACCGCGCTGCTCTCCTTCGCCCTCGCCCGCATCGGCGCCGTCCAGTCCCCCGTCATCCCCTTCTACCGGGACCGCGAGGTCGGCTTCGCGCTGCGCGAGTCGAAGGCCGAGTTCTTCGCGACCCCGGGCGTGTGGCGCGGCTTCGACCACACGGAGATGGCCCGGCGCCTCGGCGCACGCGGGATCTTCGAGGCGTACGACACGCTGCCCGACGGCGACCCGTCCGTACTGCCGCCCCCGCCCTCCGACGGCACGTCCGTGCGCTGGATCTACTGGACCTCCGGCACGACCTCCGACCCCAAGGGCGTCCTCCACACCGACCGCTCACTGATCGCCGGCGGCTCCTGCCTCGCGCACGCCCTGCACCTGTCGGCGTCCGACGTCGGCTCGATGGCGTTCCCCTTCGCGCACATAGCGGGCCCCGACTACACGGTCATGCTGCTCCTGTACGGGTTCCCCGCGGTGATGTTCGAGCAGTTCGCGCTGCCGGACGCGCTCGACGGCTACCGGCGCCACGGGGTCACCGTCGCGGGCGGCTCCACGGCCTTCTACTCGATGTTCCTGACCGAACAGCGCAAGTCCCCGGCGGACCCGATCGTCCCGACGCTGCGGCTCCTCGCGGGCGGCGGCGCGCCCAAGCCGCCCGAGATCTACCACGCGGTCGTACGGGAGATGGGCTGTCAGCTCACCCACGGATACGGCATGACCGAGGTCCCCATGATCACGATGGGTGCCCCCGACGACACCGCGGAGAACCTCGCCACGACGGAGGGACGGCCCCCCGAGGGCATGGAGATCCGGGTGACGGACGCGGACGGCAAGCAGGTCCCGTACGGCGTGGACGGCGAGGTCAGGCTGCGCGGGGAGGCCGTCTGCCAGGGCTATCTGGACCCCGTGCAGTCGGCGGCCGCCTTCGCCGGCGACGGGTTCCTCGTCACCGGCGACCTCGGGCACGTGAGGGACACGGGGCATCTGGTGCTCACCGGGCGGGCCAAGGACATCATCATCCGCAAGGGCGAGAACATCTCCGCGAAGGAGATCGAGGACCTGCTGCACGCGCACCCCGCCGTGGGTGACGCGGCGGTCGTCGGGCTCCCGGACCCCGAGCGCGGCGAGCGGGTGTGCGCGGTCGTCGTCCAGCGCGACGGCACCGAGCCGCTGACCCTGGAGGCGATGGCGTCCCATCTGCGGTCGGAAGGGCTGTCCACGCACAAGCTGCCGGAGCAGCTGGAGCTGGTGGACGCCCTTCCGCGCAACGACACCCTGCGCAAGGTGCTCAAGTACAAGCTGCGCGAGCGCTATGCGGGCACGAGCCCGGCGAACGCTATTCCGAAACGGTGA
- a CDS encoding SDR family NAD(P)-dependent oxidoreductase produces the protein MGNFLAGKVVAVTGAGRGIGRAVALACAAEGARVVVNDYGVSIEGGEPASEIAESAVKEIEAAGGEAVAVADDISTMAGGQRIVDVALAQYGRIDGVVCVAGILRERMLFNMSEQEWDPVVATHLKGTFTVFRAASAVMRKQGSGTLIGFTSGNHQGSVAQANYSAAKGGIISLVRSAALGLHKYGVTANAVAPVARTRMSANVPMELKEIGEPEDVAALVVYLLSERARAEKITGQVYTIAGPKIAVWAQPRELRSGYAEGGWTPDKIADFLPGTVGVDPMPMLAQLEAMAEAAAAKARPNQ, from the coding sequence GTGGGGAACTTCTTGGCAGGCAAGGTGGTGGCCGTCACCGGGGCCGGTCGCGGCATCGGCAGGGCCGTCGCGCTCGCCTGCGCCGCCGAGGGCGCACGGGTCGTGGTCAACGACTACGGGGTGTCCATCGAGGGCGGCGAACCGGCGAGCGAGATCGCCGAGTCCGCCGTCAAGGAGATCGAGGCGGCCGGCGGCGAGGCCGTCGCCGTCGCCGACGACATCTCGACCATGGCGGGCGGACAGCGGATCGTCGACGTGGCACTCGCGCAGTACGGACGGATCGACGGCGTCGTCTGCGTCGCCGGGATCCTGCGCGAGCGGATGCTGTTCAACATGTCCGAGCAGGAGTGGGACCCGGTGGTCGCCACACACCTGAAGGGCACGTTCACCGTGTTCCGGGCCGCGTCCGCCGTCATGCGCAAGCAGGGGTCGGGCACGCTCATCGGCTTCACCAGCGGCAACCACCAGGGTTCCGTGGCGCAGGCCAACTACAGCGCCGCCAAGGGCGGGATCATCTCGCTCGTGCGCAGCGCCGCGCTCGGACTGCACAAGTACGGCGTCACGGCGAACGCGGTCGCGCCCGTCGCCCGTACCCGCATGTCGGCGAACGTGCCCATGGAGCTCAAGGAGATCGGGGAGCCGGAGGACGTCGCCGCGCTCGTCGTCTATCTGCTCAGCGAGCGCGCCCGCGCCGAGAAGATCACCGGGCAGGTGTACACGATCGCCGGCCCGAAGATCGCGGTGTGGGCCCAGCCGAGGGAACTGCGCTCGGGCTACGCGGAAGGCGGCTGGACCCCCGACAAGATCGCGGACTTCCTGCCGGGCACCGTCGGCGTCGATCCGATGCCGATGCTCGCGCAGCTGGAGGCGATGGCCGAGGCGGCCGCGGCGAAAGCGCGGCCCAATCAGTGA
- a CDS encoding amidohydrolase family protein, translating to MELPRIISVDDHVIEPAHLFSTWLPAKYRDRGPQPLTAGIGELAYVAGKYQITMDPDGPPTDWWIYEDLKFPYKRNIAAVGFDRDDMTLEGITRAEMRRGCWDPKARLADMDLNHVEASLCFPTFPRFCGQTFAEAKDKEVALACVRAYNDWMVDEWCGDSGGRLIPLCIIPLWDIDLAVAEIRRNAARGVKAVTFSEIPTYLGLPSIHSGYWDPFFAVCQETGTVVNMHIGSSSQMPAASPDAPPAVQASLSFNNAMASMMDFLFSGVLVKFPTLKLAYSEGQMGWIPYALERADDVWEEHRAWGGVRDLIPEPPSTYYYRQMFCCFFRDKHGVASLDVVGRDNATFETDYPHVDSTFPHTKEVALDHVKGLDSETVYKLMRGNAIRMLDLDLDR from the coding sequence ATGGAACTGCCCCGGATCATCAGCGTCGACGACCATGTGATCGAGCCCGCGCACCTCTTCTCGACCTGGCTTCCGGCGAAGTACCGGGACCGGGGGCCGCAGCCGCTCACCGCCGGGATCGGCGAGCTCGCCTACGTGGCGGGCAAGTACCAGATCACCATGGACCCGGACGGGCCACCGACGGACTGGTGGATCTACGAGGACCTGAAGTTCCCGTACAAGCGCAACATCGCCGCCGTCGGCTTCGACCGCGACGACATGACCCTCGAAGGCATCACACGCGCGGAGATGCGACGCGGCTGCTGGGACCCGAAGGCCCGCCTCGCGGACATGGACCTCAACCATGTCGAGGCCAGCCTCTGCTTCCCCACCTTCCCGCGCTTCTGCGGCCAGACGTTCGCCGAGGCCAAGGACAAGGAGGTGGCGCTCGCCTGCGTGCGCGCCTACAACGACTGGATGGTCGACGAGTGGTGCGGCGACAGCGGGGGCCGCCTCATCCCGCTCTGCATCATCCCCCTGTGGGACATCGACCTCGCCGTCGCCGAGATCAGGCGCAACGCCGCGCGCGGCGTCAAGGCCGTGACGTTCTCCGAGATCCCCACCTATCTGGGGCTCCCGTCGATCCACTCCGGCTACTGGGACCCGTTCTTCGCCGTGTGCCAGGAGACCGGGACGGTCGTCAACATGCACATCGGCTCCAGCTCGCAGATGCCCGCCGCGTCCCCCGACGCCCCGCCCGCCGTGCAGGCCTCGCTCAGCTTCAACAACGCGATGGCGTCGATGATGGACTTCCTGTTCTCCGGGGTCCTGGTGAAGTTCCCGACGCTCAAACTCGCCTACTCCGAAGGCCAGATGGGCTGGATCCCGTACGCCCTGGAGCGCGCGGACGACGTCTGGGAGGAGCACCGGGCCTGGGGCGGGGTGCGCGACCTCATCCCCGAGCCGCCGTCCACGTACTACTACCGCCAGATGTTCTGCTGCTTCTTCCGCGACAAGCACGGGGTGGCGTCCCTCGACGTCGTCGGCCGGGACAACGCGACCTTCGAGACGGACTACCCGCACGTCGACTCGACCTTCCCGCACACCAAGGAGGTCGCCCTCGACCATGTGAAGGGCCTCGACTCCGAGACGGTCTACAAGCTCATGCGGGGCAACGCGATCCGCATGCTCGACCTGGACCTCGACAGGTAG
- a CDS encoding acyl-CoA dehydrogenase family protein, with translation MEFGFGDEDEAFRREARAWLAEHLTGEYAVARGRGGPGSEHEDAGVRRSWERELGASGWIGLGWPRGGYGNRVASLTQQVVWAEEYARARAPARHGHIGENLLAPTLIAYGDEAQQRRFLPPVASGEELWCQGYSEPGAGSDLASLRTTAVRDGDTYRVTGQKVWTSLAHEADWCFVLARTEAGSRRHHGLSFLLVPMDQPDRIEVRPIRQLTGTSEFNEVFFDGAHARVEHVVGGEGNGWRVAMGLLALERGVSTLAQQIGFAAELAEVVRTAVRTGAAGDPLFRDRLIRQWAELRVMRFNALRTLGGAQDPGAPSVAKLLWGRWHQRLGELALQARGARAAAGPGDWTPDRTYELDAAQRLFLFSRADTIYGGSDEIQRNIIAERVLGLPRETRESS, from the coding sequence GTGGAGTTCGGGTTCGGGGATGAGGACGAGGCGTTCCGGCGGGAGGCCCGCGCGTGGCTCGCGGAGCATCTCACCGGCGAGTACGCCGTCGCCCGGGGGCGCGGCGGGCCCGGGAGTGAACACGAGGACGCCGGTGTACGGCGGTCCTGGGAACGGGAGTTGGGCGCGTCCGGGTGGATCGGGCTCGGCTGGCCGCGCGGCGGGTACGGCAACCGGGTCGCCTCGCTGACGCAGCAGGTCGTCTGGGCCGAGGAGTACGCGCGGGCCCGGGCACCCGCTCGCCACGGACACATCGGCGAGAACCTGCTCGCCCCGACCCTGATCGCCTACGGCGACGAGGCGCAGCAACGGCGCTTCCTGCCGCCCGTGGCCTCCGGCGAGGAGCTGTGGTGCCAGGGGTACAGCGAGCCCGGCGCCGGTTCCGACCTCGCGAGCCTGCGCACGACCGCCGTGCGCGACGGGGACACGTACCGCGTGACCGGGCAGAAGGTGTGGACATCGCTCGCGCACGAGGCCGACTGGTGCTTCGTGCTCGCCCGCACCGAGGCGGGCTCGCGGCGCCATCACGGCCTGTCGTTCCTCCTCGTGCCGATGGACCAGCCGGACCGGATCGAGGTGCGGCCCATCCGGCAGCTGACCGGCACGAGCGAGTTCAACGAGGTGTTCTTCGACGGCGCGCACGCGCGCGTGGAGCACGTCGTCGGCGGAGAGGGGAACGGCTGGCGGGTCGCCATGGGGCTGCTCGCCCTGGAGCGCGGCGTCTCGACGCTCGCCCAGCAGATCGGCTTCGCCGCCGAACTCGCCGAGGTCGTACGGACCGCGGTGCGCACGGGCGCGGCCGGGGACCCGCTGTTCAGGGACCGTCTCATACGGCAGTGGGCCGAGCTGCGCGTCATGCGGTTCAACGCGCTGCGCACGCTCGGCGGCGCGCAGGACCCGGGCGCACCGAGCGTCGCCAAGCTCCTGTGGGGCCGCTGGCACCAGCGCCTCGGCGAACTCGCCCTCCAGGCGCGGGGCGCGCGCGCCGCCGCCGGGCCCGGGGACTGGACGCCTGACCGTACGTACGAACTCGACGCCGCGCAGCGGCTGTTCCTCTTCAGCCGGGCCGACACGATCTACGGCGGCTCGGACGAGATCCAGCGCAACATCATCGCCGAGCGTGTGCTCGGGCTGCCCAGGGAGACGAGGGAGTCGTCATGA
- a CDS encoding ATP-binding protein: MQVLQVQLEVGADPAEVGRARRWVRSRLAGSGIEADEPLAETLILIVSELVTNAVVHTGCPAVLRMLLPGVPAEASVGTVRVEVADASDRPPAPRHADGEETNGRGLELVDGLADRWGWRPEGTGKAIWCEIDRCGAQGAGPVTYQGMAYEAV, encoded by the coding sequence GTGCAGGTGCTTCAAGTTCAGCTGGAGGTCGGGGCGGATCCCGCGGAGGTGGGCCGAGCCCGCAGGTGGGTGCGTTCGCGCCTCGCAGGGTCCGGGATAGAGGCCGATGAGCCACTGGCGGAGACGCTCATCCTGATCGTCTCCGAGCTCGTCACCAACGCCGTGGTGCACACCGGCTGCCCGGCCGTTCTGCGCATGCTGCTGCCGGGCGTCCCGGCGGAGGCCAGCGTCGGCACGGTCCGCGTGGAGGTGGCCGACGCCAGCGACCGGCCCCCCGCGCCGCGGCACGCCGACGGGGAAGAGACCAACGGCCGCGGCCTGGAACTCGTCGACGGCCTGGCGGACCGCTGGGGCTGGCGGCCCGAGGGCACGGGCAAGGCCATCTGGTGCGAGATCGACCGCTGCGGCGCTCAGGGCGCGGGGCCGGTGACGTATCAGGGGATGGCGTACGAGGCGGTGTAG
- a CDS encoding acyl-CoA dehydrogenase, translating into MDLTYTDEEEEFRARLREWLASVLPGLPPKPSPNDWPGRRAYDLGWQRRLYDAGYAGLHWPADAGGRGATPTQHLIFLEETEKAGAPYVGANFVGLLHAGPTIAAEGTPQQRARWLPPVLRGDEVWCQGFSEPDAGSDLAALRTRATRDGDHYVVSGSKIWTSHAEVADWCELLVRTDPSAPKHRGISWLAMPMDAPGITVRPLRTLAGSAEFAEMFLDDVRVPVANRVGEENDGWRVTMVTLSFERGTAFVGEVVACRRVLGELAAQARKNGRWDDAVLRRRLGRLNAEFRALWRLTQWNVSEAMGVPPARAESRTRGKAGGVPGIGGSVFKLRYSHARQELFDAAAEVLGVAGALDTDHEWTLDRLSSLSYTIAAGTSQIQHNIVAERILGLPKDRPTGLRKDLQKGGR; encoded by the coding sequence GTGGATCTCACGTACACGGACGAGGAAGAGGAGTTCCGGGCGCGGTTGCGGGAGTGGCTCGCGTCCGTGCTTCCGGGGCTCCCCCCGAAGCCGTCGCCCAACGACTGGCCCGGCAGGCGCGCCTACGACCTCGGCTGGCAGCGCAGGCTGTACGACGCCGGGTACGCGGGCCTGCACTGGCCCGCCGACGCGGGCGGCCGCGGTGCCACGCCCACGCAGCACCTCATCTTCCTGGAGGAGACCGAGAAGGCGGGCGCGCCCTATGTGGGGGCCAACTTCGTCGGGCTGCTGCACGCAGGGCCGACGATCGCGGCCGAGGGGACACCGCAGCAGCGGGCGCGCTGGCTGCCGCCCGTCCTGCGCGGCGACGAGGTGTGGTGCCAGGGGTTCAGCGAACCCGACGCCGGGTCCGATCTCGCGGCGCTGCGCACGCGCGCTACGCGGGACGGCGACCACTATGTGGTGAGCGGGTCCAAGATATGGACCTCGCACGCGGAGGTCGCCGACTGGTGCGAACTCCTCGTGCGGACCGACCCGTCCGCTCCGAAACACCGGGGAATCTCCTGGCTCGCCATGCCGATGGACGCGCCCGGGATCACCGTACGGCCGCTGCGCACGCTCGCCGGGTCCGCCGAGTTCGCCGAGATGTTCCTCGACGACGTACGCGTCCCGGTCGCCAACCGGGTCGGCGAGGAGAACGACGGCTGGCGCGTGACGATGGTGACGCTGTCCTTCGAGCGGGGCACCGCGTTCGTGGGCGAGGTCGTCGCCTGCCGCCGCGTCCTCGGCGAGCTGGCCGCGCAGGCTCGCAAGAACGGACGCTGGGACGACGCCGTGCTGCGCCGCAGGCTCGGCCGCCTCAACGCCGAGTTCCGCGCCCTGTGGCGGCTCACCCAGTGGAACGTCAGCGAGGCGATGGGGGTCCCCCCTGCTCGAGCGGAGTCGAGAACTCGGGGGAAGGCGGGCGGCGTCCCCGGCATCGGCGGCTCGGTCTTCAAGCTGCGGTACTCGCACGCCCGTCAGGAACTCTTCGACGCCGCCGCCGAAGTGCTCGGCGTCGCCGGCGCTCTCGACACGGACCACGAGTGGACCCTCGACCGACTGTCGTCCCTCTCGTACACGATCGCCGCCGGCACCTCCCAGATCCAGCACAACATCGTCGCCGAACGCATCCTCGGCCTGCCGAAGGACCGGCCGACGGGCCTGCGGAAGGATCTCCAGAAGGGAGGCCGGTGA
- a CDS encoding EF-hand domain-containing protein yields MDHAESTDHAEYERRIAARFAGFDQDGNGYIDREDFVTAAKGLLAEFTTTARCDKGQALYAGAEAFWQGMAGIADVDGDQRVTREEFVTGAVKRLRDNPERFAEIARPFLRAAIAVADQNGSGLTPAGAERVLRVLGVDPSLVGPVAAALDADGDGRISEEEIVTAFAHYFTVSE; encoded by the coding sequence ATGGACCACGCCGAGAGCACCGATCACGCCGAGTACGAGCGCAGGATCGCTGCCCGGTTCGCCGGCTTCGACCAGGACGGCAACGGCTACATCGACCGCGAGGACTTCGTGACCGCGGCCAAGGGCCTGCTTGCCGAGTTCACCACGACGGCGCGCTGCGACAAGGGCCAGGCGCTCTACGCGGGCGCCGAGGCCTTCTGGCAGGGCATGGCCGGCATAGCGGACGTGGACGGTGACCAGCGCGTCACGCGCGAGGAGTTCGTGACGGGCGCGGTGAAGCGGCTGCGGGACAACCCGGAGCGGTTCGCGGAGATCGCCCGCCCCTTCCTGCGGGCCGCCATCGCCGTCGCGGACCAGAACGGCTCGGGCCTCACCCCGGCGGGCGCGGAGCGCGTCCTGCGCGTCCTCGGCGTCGACCCGTCCCTGGTGGGCCCGGTCGCCGCCGCGCTGGACGCGGACGGCGACGGGCGGATCTCCGAGGAGGAGATCGTCACCGCCTTCGCCCACTACTTCACCGTTTCGGAATAG